From Uloborus diversus isolate 005 chromosome 8, Udiv.v.3.1, whole genome shotgun sequence, a single genomic window includes:
- the LOC129227747 gene encoding uncharacterized protein LOC129227747, producing the protein MMPIHFYPQGVLINVDLSHLNEIPPLILIEVDRMLKTYMSSGDININLLKKRLNATTEGMKDPQHTTQENEMKDITNMIHLIGNMLSTSTEEPHSTAANNTDINDFSTTVRTEGNVHVKEIEYENVTEPNQDNKTDISHTTDSEEEIKKKKLANEKIVRNEQEELKAPFARRRLYRKYKYPSIREQIRKQNLHRYDLNNNHYFPTVIKAYNLPKVPAVSNRHRYPSIAEQLRRQMIEITSNERPSNLENLTIEDEPNTGRTELSDDKDLQFGDRIKIINPEISNQIHNHPNLPESQPDSNFGQLGNTANFPKIQAGKVFRTANENIDFDDEIDDNYQSSPARKPIINSIPQSQVPRSNLFYTLPILPSNNVHEPRANTYRGRYSAESSLPQEENVVRYRDNLSNFGRQQIQHNEQPAKRRRKLRILVKKRVDPNTLDNTDTTYPHSRHTERHLPPTRLPNNLLKVLKRKLKQRMNIDSENDVALQIQFQDYVWNVPFVNNQTDTAFSSTACTRPGLFQHPTDCNMFYECFWDRWLQKFTLHVFSCPVRLIYDDSVRGCSHPSIQSYCTDGARK; encoded by the coding sequence ATGATGCCAATTCATTTTTACCCTCAAGGTGTACTTATTAACGTAGATTTATCCCATTTGAATGAAATACCACCATTAATTTTAATAGAAGTGGACAGAATGCTTAAAACATATATGTCTAGCGGTGACATTAATATAAATCTTCTAAAAAAGCGTCTCAATGCAACAACGGAAGGTATGAAAGACCCTCAACATACAACTCAAGAAAACGAGATGAAAGATATTACCAACATGATTCATCTCATTGGAAATATGCTGAGTACCTCAACTGAAGAACCCCATAGCACAGCAGCAAATAATACAGACATTAATGATTTCAGCACTACAGTCAGAACAGAAGGCAATGTTCATGTAAAAGAAATAGAATATGAAAATGTTACAGAACCAAATCAAGACAACAAAACCGATATAAGTCATACCACTGATTCTGAGGaagaaatcaagaaaaagaaattagcaaATGAGAAAATAGTAAGAAACGAGCAAGAAGAACTGAAAGCTCCATTTGCAAGGCGACGTTTGTACAGGAAGTACAAATATCCAAGTATTAGAGAACAAATTCGGAAACAGAACTTGCACAGATATGATCTTAACAACAACCATTACTTTCCCACAGTAATTAAGGCATACAATCTACCGAAAGTTCCAGCAGTTTCAAATAGGCACAGGTATCCTTCAATTGCAGAGCAACTCCGGAGGCAAATGATTGAAATAACTAGCAATGAAAGACCaagtaatttagaaaatttaactATTGAAGATGAGCCAAACACTGGAAGGACTGAGCTATCTGATGATAAGGACCTACAATTTGGAGatagaataaaaattattaaccCTGAAATCTCAAACCAAATACATAATCATCCTAATCTGCCAGAATCACAACCAGATTCAAATTTTGGCCAATTAGGAAATACTGCAAATTTTCCAAAGATACAAGCAGGCAAAGTTTTCAGAACAGCTAACGAAAACATCGATTTCGATGACGAAATTGATGATAACTACCAAAGCAGTCCTGCCAGAAAGCCAATCATTAATTCAATCCCTCAATCTCAAGTGCCAAggtcaaatttattttatacgtTACCAATATTGCCTTCGAATAATGTACATGAACCTCGCGCAAATACCTACCGCGGAAGATACAGTGCAGAAAGTTCTCTACCACAGGAAGAAAATGTTGTTCGTTATAGAgataatttatcaaattttggtaGACAGCAAATACAACACAACGAGCAGCCAGCTAAAAGGAGAAGAAAGTTGCggattttggtgaaaaaaagagTAGACCCCAACACTTTGGACAATACAGATACAACTTACCCACATTCAAGACACACGGAAAGACATTTACCACCAACACGATTGCCAAATAACTTGCTAAAAGTTCTAAAAAGAAAACTGAAGCAGCGAATGAACATCGATTCCGAAAATGATGTTGCCCTACAAATACAATTCCAAGACTACGTGTGGAACGTACCCTTTGTGAATAATCAAACAGACACTGCTTTCTCTTCAACAGCTTGTACCAGACCAGGATTGTTCCAGCACCCAACTGATTGTAATATGTTTTATGAATGCTTCTGGGACCGATGGTTACAGAAATTTACTTTGCATGTGTTTTCTTGTCCAGTGAGATTGATATATGATGACAGTGTCAGGGGCTGCAGTCATCCAAGCATTCAATCCTATTGTACAGATGGTGCTAGAAAATGA